In Musa acuminata AAA Group cultivar baxijiao chromosome BXJ2-10, Cavendish_Baxijiao_AAA, whole genome shotgun sequence, a genomic segment contains:
- the LOC135625720 gene encoding zinc finger protein ZAT12-like, producing MDSLLLLLSCEEKQRGEVGGTSRPSGAGGVRQFECKTCSRRFPTFQALGGHRTSHTRPRGRGDGCNPVQKMRPKLHSCPVCGLVFPMGQALGGHMRRHKTAAPDAHAAREGGARELRWLDLNLPPLENELQLQSLGFRYTAEGSATRDSSSYSSHSA from the coding sequence ATGGATAGTCTGCTACTGCTGCTCTCATGCGAAGAGAAGCAGCGGGGCGAGGTCGGCGGCACGAGCAGGCCCAGTGGCGCCGGCGGGGTCCGCCAGTTCGAGTGCAAGACCTGCAGCCGCCGGTTTCCGACGTTCCAGGCGCTCGGAGGCCACCGGACGAGCCACACAAGGCCGAGGGGACGTGGAGACGGGTGCAACCCGGTGCAGAAGATGAGGCCGAAGCTTCACTCCTGCCCCGTGTGCGGCTTGGTGTTTCCGATGGGCCAGGCTCTCGGCGGCCACATGCGGCGGCATAAGACGGCGGCGCCGGACGCGCATGCCGCGAGGGAAGGTGGTGCGAGGGAGCTTCGGTGGCTGGACTTGAACTTGCCGCCGCTGGAGAACGAATTGCAGCTCCAAAGCCTTGGATTCCGATACACGGCAGAAGGATCTGCAACGCGAGATTCCTCCAGTTATTCATCGCATAGTGcatga
- the LOC135624205 gene encoding zinc finger protein ZAT12-like, whose product MKRTRVAGEGEVGSVHTMAHALMQLSHGSADDADVSSVSPPARVFECKTCNRQFPSFQALGGHRASHKKLKLAGDGRGDGEGANPRVHECSICGLEFAIGQALGGHMRRHRATTAACGQGLPETKSTEGKRVLKIFGFELVYTNPVAVDCLY is encoded by the coding sequence ATGAAGAGAACTAGGGTCGCAGGGGAAGGAGAAGTGGGGAGCGTCCACACCATGGCTCATGCACTGATGCAGCTGTCCCATGGCAGCGCCGACGACGCCGACGTGTCGTCGGTGTCGCCACCGGCACGTGTTTTCGAGTGCAAGACGTGCAACCGGCAGTTCCCGTCGTTCCAGGCCCTCGGTGGCCACCGGGCGAGCCACAAGAAGCTGAAGCTCGCCGGGGACGGCCGCGGCGACGGCGAGGGGGCGAATCCGAGGGTGCATGAGTGCTCCATTTGCGGGCTCGAGTTCGCCATTGGCCAGGCCTTGGGAGGTCACATGCGGCGGCACCGGGCGACCACCGCGGCCTGCGGGCAGGGGCTACCGGAGACGAAGAGTACTGAGGGGAAGAGGGTGCTAAAGATCTTTGGATTTGAGCTTGTATATACAAACCCAGTGGCGGTGGATTGCTTGTATTGA